The Lycium barbarum isolate Lr01 chromosome 10, ASM1917538v2, whole genome shotgun sequence genome includes a region encoding these proteins:
- the LOC132615945 gene encoding ethylene-responsive transcription factor 1B-like, which yields MNSSSSFELSFDSNYWPPLFLNSNSTVEEQKMIYSEKSSLADDFSEEIIKNEKVQEFSNKEEKHYIGVRKRPWGKYAAEIRDSTRNGIRVWLGTFDVAEEAALAYDQAALWMRGEFACLNFPVERVQESLCELNRGSYKEGLSPVEALKERHKKRGISKLKGKREIAQKENVLVLFDLGPELLDELLSESSNS from the coding sequence ATGAATAGTTCTTCATCTTTTGAGCTTTCATTTGATAGTAATTATTGGCCACCATTGTTCCTCAACAGTAATAGTACTGTTGAGGAACAAAAAATGATTTATTCGGAGAAATCATCTCTTGCAGATGATTTTTCCGAAGAAATCATCAAGAATGAAAAAGTTCAAGAATTTTCCAATAAAGAGGAAAAGCACTACATAGGTGTTCGAAAGAGGCCATGGGGAAAATATGCAGCTGAAATTAGGGATTCGACGAGAAATGGAATTAGGGTTTGGCTTGGAACTTTCGATGTTGCTGAAGAAGCTGCTCTGGCTTATGATCAAGCTGCACTTTGGATGCGAGGCGAATTCGCCTGCCTCAATTTTCCAGTTGAAAGAGTTCAAGAATCgttatgtgaattgaatagaGGTAGTTACAAGGAGGGTTTGTCACCTGTTGAAGCCCTAAAGGAAAGACACAAGAAAAGAGGTATTTCTAAGTTGAAAGGTAAGAGGGAAATAGCTCAAAAAGAGAATGTGTTGGTACTTTTTGATTTAGGGCCTGAACTACTAGATGAGTTATTATCAGAAAGTTCTAATTCTTGA